One genomic region from Lycium ferocissimum isolate CSIRO_LF1 unplaced genomic scaffold, AGI_CSIRO_Lferr_CH_V1 ctg5396, whole genome shotgun sequence encodes:
- the LOC132044890 gene encoding subtilisin-like protease, translated as MKFLKIFILFCMLSNYPWPTIQSPLETYIVHVESPESRISTQSLSDQDLESWYLSFLPNTIASTSSNEEAPRLVYSYRNVMKGFAARLSAEQMKEMEKKPGFISAWPQRILSLHTTHTPSFLGLQQNIGLWRDSNYGKGVIIGVLDTGISPDHPSFSDKGVPPPPAKWKGKCESNFTTKCNNKLIGSRSFIRDNRSPIDDNGHGTHTASTAAGGFVKGANVYGNANGTAVGVAPLAHLAIYKVCDSFGCEDSDILAGMDAAIDDGVDILSLSLGGLTSSFYNDPVALGAYSATERGILVSCAAGNSGPSNSTISNEAPWILTVGASTLDRKIKATVELGNKKEFEGESAFHPKAQNSTFLPLFDPAQNATDLDSPYCGTGTLSDPAIRGKIVLCMVGGGYTRIEKGQAVKDAGGVGMIIYNDPDDGFTTSADAHVLPALDVTYVNGMKILAYMNSTKKPVSRITFQGTIIGDRNAPVVASFSSRGPSTASPGILKPDIIGPGVNILAAWSTSVENNTDTKSTFNIISGTSMSCPHLSGVAALLKSIHPTWSPAAIKSAIMTTADTVNLANNPILDERLLPANIFAIGAGHVNPSRASDPGLIYDTPFEDYLPYLCGLNYTNRQVGNLLQHKVNCSEVQSISEAQLNYPSFSITLGANSQSYTRTVTNVGVAKSSYSVEIVSPQGVSVTVKPSTLNFSQLNQKLTYQVIFSKTTSNSNSDIVQGFLKWTSNRHSVRSPIAVVLV; from the coding sequence ATGAAATTCTTGAaaatctttattcttttttgcATGCTTAGCAATTATCCATGGCCAACTATTCAAAGCCCTTTAGAGACTTATATAGTTCATGTTGAATCTCCAGAAAGCCGAATTTCCACTCAATCTTTATCAGATCAGGATCTAGAGAGCTGGTACCTTTCATTTTTGCCAAATACCATAGCAAGCACAAGCTCAAATGAAGAGGCCCCGCGTTTAGTATATTCATATCGCAACGTGATGAAAGGCTTTGCTGCAAGATTATCCGCAGAGCAAAtgaaagaaatggagaaaaaaccAGGCTTCATATCTGCATGGCCGCAGAGGATATTGTCTTTACACACTACACATACTCCAAGCTTTCTTGGATTGCAGCAAAACATTGGCTTGTGGCGGGATTCCAACTATGGGAAAGGTGTGATCATTGGAGTCTTGGACACCGGGATTTCACCTGATCATCCTTCATTTAGCGACAAAGGAGTGCCTCCTCCGCCTGCTAAATGGAAGGGCAAGTGTGAATCAAACTTCACTACAAAGTGTAACAATAAGCTCATTGGCTCGAGGTCTTTCATAAGAGACAATCGTTCACCAATAGATGATAATGGACATGGCACTCACACGGCCAGCACAGCTGCAGGAGGTTTTGTTAAAGGGGCTAATGTATATGGGAATGCAAATGGCACTGCTGTAGGGGTTGCCCCTCTTGCTCACTTGGCTATTTATAAGGTTTGTGACTCATTTGGTTGTGAGGACAGTGACATTTTAGCTGGCATGGATGCAGCTATTGACGATGGTGTTGATATCCTATCCCTTTCCCTTGGTGGATTGACTAGTTCCTTCTATAACGACCCCGTTGCACTCGGCGCATATAGTGCAACAGAAAGAGGCATTCTTGTAAGTTGCGCTGCTGGTAATAGTGGTCCATCCAATAGCACTATTTCAAATGAAGCCCCATGGATTCTGACAGTAGGTGCAAGCACTCTTGACAGGAAAATTAAGGCTACTGTTGAGCtaggaaacaaaaaagaatttgAGGGAGAGTCAGCTTTTCATCCAAAGGCTCAGAATTCAACTTTTTTGCCTTTGTTTGATCCTGCACAGAATGCAACTGACTTGGACAGCCCTTATTGCGGTACGGGTACACTGTCCGACCCCGCTATTAGAGGCAAAATAGTTTTGTGCATGGTAGGTGGTGGTTATACCAGGATTGAAAAGGGACAAGCAGTAAAGGATGCTGGAGGTGTTGGCATGATTATCTACAATGATCCGGATGATGGTTTCACTACATCAGCTGATGCTCACGTCCTTCCTGCCCTGGATGTTacttatgtaaatggaatgaaAATTCTTGCCTACATGAATTCAACAAAGAAACCAGTATCCAGAATTACATTCCAAGGAACGATAATCGGAGATAGAAATGCACCAGTGGttgcttcattttcttctagAGGACCAAGCACGGCTAGTCCGGGAATCTTGAAGCCTGACATTATTGGTCCCGGTGTTAACATTCTTGCTGCTTGGTCTACTTCTGTTGAGAACAACACTGACACAAAATCAACCTTCAATATTATTTCTGGCACCTCCATGTCTTGTCCTCACCTTAGCGGAGTAGCAGCATTGCTAAAAAGCATTCACCCCACTTGGTCTCCTGCAGCTATTAAATCAGCAATCATGACAACCGCTGATACAGTAAACCTCGCCAACAATCCCATACTAGATGAAAGGCTTCTTCCTGCTAATATCTTTGCAATTGGAGCAGGACATGTCAATCCATCAAGAGCAAGTGATCCGGGACTAATTTATGATACTCCTTTCGAGGACTACTTACCTTATTTATGTGGTTTGAATTACACAAACCGACAGGTGGGAAACCTTCTACAACATAAGGTGAATTGCTCGGAAGTGCAAAGTATTTCTGAAGCGCAACTAAATTATCCTTCATTTTCCATCACACTCGGAGCAAATTCTCAGTCATATACAAGAACAGTGACTAACGTCGGTGTGGCTAAATCATCTTACAGTGTGGAGATAGTTTCACCACAAGGCGTGTCTGTGACTGTTAAACCCTCTACTCTAAACTTCTCCCAGTTGAACCAGAAGTTGACATACCAGGTGATCTTTTCCAAAACAACCAGCAACTCAAATAGTGATATAGTTCAAGGATTCTTGAAATGGACTAGTAATAGGCACTCCGTAAGAAGTCCGATTGCAGTTGTGCTAGTGTAG